The following coding sequences are from one Phenylobacterium glaciei window:
- a CDS encoding N-acetylglucosamine transferase, which yields MSQDLFLSALQKATAGTLGLAELINTANTLSVTGAGDQAQQLYKIWAAFNPEHPQLYVAHFNRGCLQTQAGDLAGAIEALTAAITLDPEFMPGYINLGGVLERNGQPDEAISLWQTGLQKVAAITGQGFDYKLSTLKQLARILADTQKIEAAEAILRETLALDPTQRDVIEQYLAMRLVQCKWPVVEPLPGLDAQTQVTNTHPLSLAAYTDDPLLQLAAASRYVEMTADSPLELAASDRRHAPVDVQGRRLRVGYISSDLRDHAVGYLMAELWDLHDKAKVEVFAYYCGIPSVDALTLRTRGAVEHWTDIRPMTDAQAAAQIAQDGIDILVDVNGHTRESRTGVFALRPAPIQVNWLGYPGTMGSPYHHYIVADGWIVPPGSEIYYSEKVVRLPCYQPNDRKRFVAAERPTRAQAGLPDDAFVFCCFNGAQKISRATFERWLTILKRVEGSVLWLLESTPETHARLLAYAAGQGVAPERLIFAPKLHNSLHLARYPLADLFLDTAAYGAHTTASDALWMGVPMVTLSGRSFAARVCGSLVRASGLVDLVCASPDEYVERAVTLGHDRAQIAAYKAQLEANRDTCDLFNMEKLVSSLEDLYATMVVDYQQGALPRPDLTNLDVYMKVGVDHDHEGQEILAMEDYHGLYKAKLASRHLARPVVADNRLWTAQDIALTDGEPAVPEPQARLRRAAAD from the coding sequence ATGTCCCAGGACCTCTTCCTCTCGGCGCTGCAGAAGGCCACGGCGGGAACCCTTGGCCTGGCGGAGCTGATCAACACCGCCAACACGCTCAGCGTCACGGGCGCGGGCGACCAAGCCCAGCAGCTCTACAAGATCTGGGCGGCCTTTAATCCCGAGCATCCGCAGCTCTATGTCGCCCACTTTAACCGCGGATGCCTGCAGACCCAGGCTGGCGATCTGGCCGGCGCCATCGAGGCCCTGACCGCCGCCATCACCCTCGATCCGGAATTCATGCCCGGCTACATCAACCTGGGCGGGGTGCTGGAGCGCAACGGCCAGCCCGACGAGGCTATCTCGCTGTGGCAGACCGGCCTGCAGAAGGTCGCCGCCATCACCGGACAGGGGTTCGACTACAAACTGTCGACCCTGAAGCAGCTGGCCCGCATCCTCGCCGACACCCAGAAGATCGAGGCCGCCGAGGCCATCCTGCGCGAGACCTTGGCTCTGGATCCTACCCAGCGCGACGTGATCGAACAGTACCTCGCCATGCGCCTGGTCCAGTGCAAGTGGCCGGTGGTCGAGCCGCTGCCGGGCCTGGACGCCCAGACGCAGGTGACCAACACCCATCCCCTCTCGCTGGCGGCCTATACCGACGACCCGCTGCTGCAGCTGGCCGCGGCCAGCCGCTATGTCGAGATGACCGCCGACTCTCCGTTGGAGCTTGCCGCCTCCGACCGCCGGCATGCGCCGGTGGATGTTCAGGGCCGCCGGCTGCGGGTGGGCTACATCTCCTCGGACCTGCGCGACCACGCCGTGGGCTATCTGATGGCCGAGCTGTGGGATCTGCATGACAAGGCCAAGGTCGAGGTCTTCGCCTATTACTGCGGCATCCCCTCGGTCGACGCGCTCACCCTGCGCACCCGCGGCGCGGTGGAGCACTGGACCGATATCCGTCCGATGACCGACGCCCAGGCGGCCGCGCAGATCGCGCAGGACGGCATCGACATCCTGGTGGACGTCAACGGCCACACACGGGAATCCCGCACCGGCGTCTTCGCCCTGCGGCCGGCCCCGATCCAGGTGAACTGGCTGGGCTATCCCGGCACCATGGGCAGCCCCTACCACCACTACATCGTCGCTGACGGCTGGATCGTGCCGCCCGGTTCGGAAATCTATTACTCCGAGAAGGTGGTGCGGCTGCCGTGCTACCAGCCCAACGACCGCAAGCGTTTCGTGGCGGCCGAGCGTCCGACCCGGGCGCAGGCTGGACTGCCGGACGACGCCTTCGTCTTCTGCTGCTTCAACGGCGCCCAGAAGATCAGCCGCGCCACTTTCGAACGCTGGCTGACCATCTTGAAGCGGGTGGAGGGCAGCGTGCTGTGGCTGCTGGAAAGCACCCCGGAAACTCACGCCCGCCTGCTGGCCTATGCGGCCGGGCAGGGGGTCGCGCCCGAGCGCCTGATCTTCGCCCCCAAGCTGCACAATTCCCTGCACCTGGCCCGCTATCCCCTGGCCGACCTGTTCCTCGACACCGCCGCCTATGGCGCCCACACCACCGCGTCGGACGCCCTGTGGATGGGGGTGCCGATGGTCACCCTGTCGGGACGCAGCTTCGCCGCCCGGGTCTGCGGCAGCCTGGTGCGCGCCTCGGGCCTGGTGGACCTGGTCTGCGCCAGCCCCGACGAGTATGTGGAGCGCGCCGTGACCCTGGGTCACGACCGGGCTCAGATCGCCGCCTACAAGGCCCAGCTCGAAGCCAACCGGGACACCTGCGACCTCTTCAACATGGAGAAGCTGGTCTCGAGCCTGGAGGACCTCTACGCGACCATGGTGGTGGACTATCAGCAGGGCGCCTTGCCGCGTCCCGACCTCACCAACCTGGACGTCTACATGAAGGTTGGCGTCGACCACGATCATGAGGGTCAGGAGATCCTGGCGATGGAGGATTACCACGGTCTCTACAAGGCCAAGCTGGCAAGCCGCCATCTGGCCCGGCCGGTGGTGGCCGACAACCGGCTCTGGACCGCTCAGGACATCGCCCTGACGGACGGTGAGCCGGCGGTTCCCGAACCCCAGGCCCGCCTGCGCCGCGCCGCCGCCGACTGA
- a CDS encoding FkbM family methyltransferase, which translates to MTRKVLEELRAQGYTPATLLDVGANIGGFTAEFLQVFPDCAPILVEPNPFCEPDLEKLGFERHMVAASDKAGVAELFLSRDWLQSTGVSLYREDTHYFRDEKVLKQAVPTVRIDDLFAGRRFDFVKIDTQGAEVDVLKGGASVLAEADYILLEVSMVEYNIGGAKAEDVFAQLESMGFHCAEIVEFHRLDDVRENGLLQIDVLFERRAKRATPSTQALFELGQAMVGEGRTDAALTIFENLVALRPRDEAALRALIEIYTTQDRTLEVLEALRAIRLSRGNPDSLLSEIQERAMPAIGKFNAHLEAGETVQAERYAAALVALIPNSEPMLTAAMSCNQVLRRWGEVERYARALLKVDPTNPTAQVVMAAANRTAPPPPPADPALAEIADKMAAALAPGDMHPLLRLRDIHDVVSLILCRPLTPQSEAQIEAMLAAAGALQVVVDPESEWEGWYKHYRLLLDAVDLAAVRAPTPTPAPESDLAFVSATGAAMDWDSVRATADRLAVKAVFFAAADETYVDLYARWYALSVLKYSDVPSLIVIHVIGGKDELAAIAARVGITDERLIFAGDDFDAEAVTTKVYDAPPKGFIARPVAHFQCVRFQRLGTLLARLERPVFVSDIDLILQRGVSDLLARAAPADVMFNENEISFNAGSRLTANLLLVNPTPDAQVFLAFLRAYVERELAKPAVTRWIDQVALIFARHHLMARGAAPNIAYFDTTSDINNVMYPSYQANPFRFLSLFHGFDTSSLEGAGEGAAAE; encoded by the coding sequence ATGACTCGGAAGGTTCTCGAAGAGCTCCGCGCCCAGGGCTATACGCCGGCCACCCTGCTGGACGTCGGCGCCAATATCGGCGGCTTCACGGCGGAATTCCTGCAGGTCTTCCCCGACTGCGCGCCGATCCTGGTGGAGCCCAACCCCTTCTGCGAACCCGATCTGGAAAAGCTGGGCTTTGAGCGCCACATGGTGGCGGCCTCCGACAAGGCGGGCGTGGCCGAGCTGTTCCTCAGCCGGGACTGGCTGCAGTCCACAGGCGTCTCGCTCTATCGCGAGGACACCCACTATTTCCGCGACGAGAAGGTGCTGAAGCAGGCCGTGCCGACGGTGCGGATCGACGACCTGTTCGCCGGCCGCCGCTTCGACTTCGTCAAGATCGACACGCAGGGCGCCGAGGTCGACGTCCTCAAGGGCGGGGCCAGCGTGCTGGCCGAGGCCGACTACATCCTCCTTGAGGTCTCGATGGTCGAGTACAACATCGGCGGCGCCAAGGCTGAGGATGTGTTCGCCCAGCTGGAATCCATGGGTTTCCACTGCGCCGAGATCGTTGAGTTCCACCGCCTCGACGACGTGCGCGAGAACGGCCTGCTGCAGATCGACGTGCTGTTCGAGCGCCGCGCCAAGCGCGCCACCCCCTCGACCCAGGCCCTGTTCGAGTTGGGCCAGGCGATGGTCGGCGAGGGGCGTACCGACGCCGCCCTGACCATCTTCGAGAATCTGGTGGCCCTGCGGCCCCGGGACGAGGCGGCGCTGCGGGCCCTGATCGAGATCTACACGACCCAGGACCGCACCCTTGAGGTGCTGGAGGCCCTGCGCGCCATCCGGCTCAGCCGCGGCAACCCCGACAGCCTGCTGTCGGAGATCCAGGAGCGAGCCATGCCGGCGATCGGCAAGTTCAACGCCCACCTGGAGGCCGGCGAGACCGTCCAGGCCGAGCGTTACGCCGCCGCCCTGGTGGCCCTGATCCCCAACAGCGAGCCGATGCTCACGGCTGCGATGAGCTGCAACCAGGTGCTCCGCCGTTGGGGCGAGGTGGAGCGCTATGCTCGCGCCCTGCTGAAGGTTGATCCCACCAACCCGACAGCCCAGGTCGTGATGGCCGCCGCCAATCGCACCGCGCCGCCCCCGCCGCCCGCCGATCCGGCCCTGGCGGAGATCGCCGACAAGATGGCTGCGGCCCTGGCGCCCGGCGACATGCACCCGCTGCTGCGTCTGCGCGACATCCACGACGTGGTCAGCCTGATCCTCTGCCGGCCGCTGACGCCCCAGAGCGAGGCGCAGATCGAGGCCATGCTGGCCGCGGCCGGCGCCCTGCAGGTGGTGGTGGATCCGGAGTCAGAATGGGAGGGCTGGTATAAGCACTACCGCCTGCTACTGGACGCGGTGGATCTCGCCGCCGTAAGGGCGCCGACCCCGACGCCCGCCCCGGAATCCGACCTCGCCTTCGTTTCGGCGACGGGCGCGGCGATGGACTGGGACAGCGTGCGCGCCACCGCCGACCGGCTAGCGGTCAAGGCGGTGTTCTTCGCCGCCGCCGACGAGACCTATGTGGACCTCTACGCCCGCTGGTACGCGCTCTCGGTGCTGAAGTATTCCGACGTGCCGAGCCTGATCGTCATCCATGTGATCGGCGGCAAGGACGAGCTGGCGGCCATCGCCGCGCGGGTGGGCATTACCGACGAGCGCCTGATCTTCGCCGGCGACGACTTCGATGCGGAAGCCGTGACCACCAAGGTCTATGACGCCCCGCCCAAGGGCTTCATCGCCCGCCCGGTGGCCCATTTCCAATGCGTGCGGTTCCAGCGTCTGGGAACCCTGTTGGCGCGCCTGGAGCGGCCGGTCTTTGTCTCCGACATCGACCTGATCCTGCAGCGCGGCGTTTCCGATCTGCTGGCCCGCGCCGCTCCGGCCGATGTGATGTTCAACGAGAATGAGATCAGCTTCAACGCAGGCTCGCGGCTGACGGCCAACCTGCTGCTGGTGAATCCGACGCCTGACGCCCAGGTCTTCCTGGCCTTCCTGCGCGCCTATGTGGAACGCGAGCTGGCCAAGCCCGCCGTGACCCGCTGGATCGACCAGGTGGCCCTGATCTTCGCCCGCCACCACCTGATGGCCCGGGGGGCCGCCCCCAACATCGCCTATTTCGACACCACGTCGGACATCAATAACGTGATGTATCCCTCCTATCAGGCCAACCCGTTCCGCTTCCTGTCCCTGTTCCACGGCTTCGACACCTCCAGCCTGGAGGGGGCCGGGGAGGGCGCCGCGGCGGAGTGA
- a CDS encoding UDP-glucuronic acid decarboxylase family protein, producing the protein MDMKRILVTGGAGFVGSHLCERLVEAGHEVLCVDNYYTGSRRNVAHLLANPNFELLRHDVTFPLFAEVDEIYNLACPASPIHYQFDPVQTTKTSVHGAINMLGLAKRRKAKIFQASTSEVYGDPTIHPQVEEYWGNVNPIGIRSCYDEGKRCAETLFFDYHRQHKLQIKVARIFNTYGPRMHPNDGRVVSNFIMQALRGEPITLYGEGLQTRSFCYVDDLVEGFIRLMATGDEITGPINLGNPGEFTIKALAEMVVAQTGSKSTITYQPLPSDDPKQRQPDISKARALLDDWQPTIALEQGLARTIAYFDGLLKSGAA; encoded by the coding sequence ATGGACATGAAGCGCATATTGGTGACCGGGGGCGCCGGGTTTGTCGGCTCCCACCTCTGCGAACGTCTGGTCGAGGCGGGCCATGAGGTTCTGTGCGTCGACAACTACTATACAGGTTCGCGGCGCAACGTGGCCCACCTGCTGGCCAATCCCAACTTCGAGCTGCTGCGTCACGACGTGACCTTCCCGCTCTTCGCCGAGGTGGACGAGATCTACAACCTGGCCTGCCCGGCCTCGCCGATCCACTACCAGTTCGACCCCGTGCAGACGACCAAGACCAGCGTGCACGGCGCCATCAACATGCTGGGCCTCGCCAAGCGCCGGAAGGCCAAGATCTTCCAGGCGTCGACCAGCGAGGTCTATGGCGACCCCACCATCCATCCGCAGGTGGAGGAGTACTGGGGCAATGTGAACCCCATCGGCATCCGCTCCTGCTACGACGAGGGCAAGCGCTGCGCCGAGACCCTGTTCTTCGACTACCACCGCCAGCACAAGCTGCAGATCAAGGTGGCGCGGATCTTCAACACCTATGGCCCGCGCATGCATCCCAATGACGGGCGGGTGGTGTCGAACTTCATCATGCAGGCCCTGCGCGGCGAGCCGATCACCCTCTATGGCGAGGGGCTGCAGACGCGGTCGTTCTGCTATGTCGATGACCTAGTGGAGGGGTTCATCCGGCTGATGGCCACCGGCGACGAGATCACCGGCCCGATAAACCTGGGCAATCCCGGCGAGTTCACCATCAAGGCCCTGGCCGAGATGGTGGTGGCCCAGACCGGGTCGAAGTCCACCATAACCTACCAGCCCCTGCCGTCGGACGACCCCAAGCAGCGCCAGCCCGACATCTCCAAGGCTCGCGCCCTGCTGGACGACTGGCAGCCCACCATCGCCCTGGAACAGGGCCTGGCTCGCACCATCGCCTATTTCGATGGCCTGCTGAAAAGCGG